A DNA window from Ictalurus punctatus breed USDA103 chromosome 11, Coco_2.0, whole genome shotgun sequence contains the following coding sequences:
- the LOC128634023 gene encoding circumsporozoite protein → MTPTYRETNGDYENDPNVLHFQSRQMTNQSDSVYQSLNPNTNQSDSVYQSLNPNTNQSDSVYQSLNPNTNQSDSVYQSLNPNTNQSDSVYQSLNPNTNQSDSVYQSLNPNTNQSDSVYQSLNPNTNQSDSVYQSLKC, encoded by the exons ATGACACCAACTTACAGAGAG ACAAATGGAGATTATGAAAATGACCCAAATGTGCTCCATTTCCAGTCAAGACAAAtgaccaaccaatcagattcagtctaccaaagtctgaaccccaacaccaaccaatcagattcagtctatcaaagtctgaaccccaacaccaaccaatcagattcagtctaccaaagtctgaaccccaacaccaaccaatcagattcagtctaccaaagtctgaaccccaacaccaaccaatcagattcagtctatcaaagtctgaaccccaacaccaaccaatcagattcggtctaccaaagtctgaaccccaacaccaaccaatcagattcagtctaccaaagtctgaaccccaacaccaaccaatcagattcagtctacCAAAGTCTCAAGTGTTAA
- the LOC108271658 gene encoding polymeric immunoglobulin receptor, protein MDTTVHLKVKEGSSVSREVTAYARTRSNIKCSYDDEYKEKPKAFCKIETHQCCFNQISTEPNRLWSHNGRFSIHDNRSAGFFSVFIRELITGDTGTYACAVVVSNETEFYTVLTLNVIEDLSNEKSISKTVHVGGDLTVNCKYPESHRNDNKFLCKRPKTAACSYSSTVKKSRTYINEGKISMYDDRETQMFTVRIKHVSEQDSGEYWCGAEVNWTSNRGYKVYFTQIDLIVTVFPVSNVITVTVSLLVLLIGIIFLIVTLHERRKLQGPGTITPTFSRTNEDNISEPESVYEIMYPNISQLEPVYENLSV, encoded by the exons ATGGATACAACAGTGCACCTGAAAGTAAAGGAAG GGTCCTCGGTCTCTAGAGAAGTGACTGCATATGCCAGGACAAGAAGCAACATCAAGTGTAGCTATGACGATGAGTACAAAGAGAAACCTAAAGCTTTCTGTAAGATCGAAACACATCAGTGTTGTTTTAATCAAATAAGTACAGAACCGAACAGGTTATGGTCACATAATGGCAGATTCTCAATTCATGACAACAGAAGTGCGGGattcttcagtgtgtttatcaGAGAGCTGATTACGGGGGACACTGGAACATACGCATGTGCTGTTGTTGTGTCTAATGAAACAGAGTTCTACACCGTACTGACGCTGAATGTCATAGAAG ATCTGTCCAATGAGAAGTCCATCAGTAAGACTGTGCATGTAGGAGGAGATTTGACTGTCAACTGTAAATACCCAGAATCCCACAGGAATGACAATAAGTTTCTCTGCAAAAGGCCTAAAACTGCTGCTTGTTCTTATAGTTCAACTGTTAAAAAAAGTAGAACATATATAAATGAGGGGAAAATCTCCATGTATGatgacagagaaacacagatgTTTACTGTACGTATTAAACATGTGAGTGAGCAGGACTCTGGTGAATACTGGTGTGGAGCTGAAGTAAACTGGACATCTAATCGTGGATACAAGGTTTATTTCACACAGATCGACCTAATAGTTACTG TATTTCCAGTTTCCAATGTGATAACCGTGACTGTGAGTCTGCTTGTGCTTCTGATTGGAATCATATTCCTCATTGTGACTCTACATGAGAGACGCAAACTGCAAG GCCCAGGAACAATCACACCAACTTTCAGCAGG acTAATGAAGATAATATCAGTGAACCAGAATCTGTCTATGAGATTATGTACCCCAACATCTCCCAATTAGAGCCAGTTTATGAAAATCTCAGTGTGTAA
- the LOC108271657 gene encoding polymeric immunoglobulin receptor encodes MIRELTVQDSGTYQCGIDLPSVKDIYTPVELKVKKGSSVSREVIAYAGTRSNIKCSYDHEYKKKPKAFCKMGTHQWCFNPIKTKLHSEWSHDGRFSIHDNRSAGFFSVFIRELITGDTGTYACAVVVSNETEFYTVLTLNVTQDLSNEKSISKTVHVGGDLTVSCKYPESHRNDNKFLCKRSARAACSYSATVKESRKYINNGKFSLYDDRETQMFTVSIRNVTEQDSGEYWCGAEAAWTSDHGYKVYFTQINLTVTGFPVITVVIVSVILLALLGGISFLIVTLRKRCKLQGQERITEISRATNGDEHEPDFVYESGNANIYQLDPIYENLDY; translated from the exons ATGATCAGAGAGCTCACTGTACAGGACTCTGGGACGTACCAGTGTGGAATTGATTTACCCAGTGTgaaagacatttacacaccgGTGGAACTGAAGGTAAAGAAAG GGTCCTCGGTCTCTAGAGAAGTGATTGCATATGCCGGGACAAGAAGCAACATCAAGTGTAGCTATGACCATGAGTACAAAAAGAAACCTAAAGCTTTCTGTAAGATGGGAACACACCAGTGGTGTTTTAatccaataaaaacaaaactacacAGTGAATGGTCACATGATGGCAGATTCTCAATTCATGACAACAGAAGTGCTGGattcttcagtgtgtttatcaGAGAGCTGATTACAGGGGACACTGGAACATACGCGTGTGCTGTTGTTGTGTCTAATGAAACGGAGTTCTACACTGTACTGACGCTGAACGTAACACAAG ATCTGTCCAATGAGAAGTCCATCAGTAAGACTGTCCATGTAGGAGGAGATTTGACTGTCAGTTGTAAATACCCAGAATCCCACAGGAATGACAATAAGTTTCTCTGCAAAAGGTCTGCACGTGCTGCTTGTTCTTATAGTGCAACTGTTAAAGAaagtagaaaatatataaataatgggAAATTCTCCCTGTATGAtgacagagaaacacaaatgTTCACTGTGAGTATTAGAAATGTAACTGAGCAGGACTCTGGTGAATACTGGTGTGGAGCTGAAGCAGCCTGGACATCTGATCATGGATACAAGGTTTATTTCACACAGATCAACCTGACAGTTACTG GATTTCCAGTCATCACTGTGGTCATTGTGTCTGTGATTCTGCTGGCGCTTCTGGGTGGAATCTCATTCCTCATTGTGACCCTTCGAAAGAGATGCAAGCTGCAAG GCCAAGAAAGAATTACAGAAATTTCCAGAGCG ACTAATGGAGATGAACATGAACCAGACTTTGTCTATGAGAGTGGGAACGCCAACATCTACCAATTAGATCCAATCTATGAAAATCTCGATTATTAA